In Lotus japonicus ecotype B-129 chromosome 5, LjGifu_v1.2, one genomic interval encodes:
- the LOC130720078 gene encoding putative kinase-like protein TMKL1 encodes MLILVITLASAALLVLVGLYAFFYRKRVSENENKDIESSEHKQEEIAQKEDLVIFQGGEDLTICDILDAPGEVIGKSNYGTLYKALLQRSNRVRLLRFLRPVCTTRAEELDEMVQFLGRIRHPNLVPLLGFYTGPRGEKLLVHPFYRHGNLTQFIRDGNGECYKWSNIHRISIGIAKGLEHLHTAQEKPIIHGNLKSKNILLDRSYQPHISDSGIHLLLNPTAGQELLESSAAQGYKAPELIKMKDVSEESDIYSLGVILLELLSGKEPINEHPTPDEDFYLPNFMRNAVLGHRIADLYHPAILVSNTRGDEIPVTEECILKFFQLAMACCSPSPSIRPNIKQVLRKLEEIIQ; translated from the exons ATGCTGATATTAGTTATCACACTAGCTTCAGCTGCTTTGTTAGTACTTGTTGGACTCTATGCCTTCTTTTACCGCAAGAGGGTATCAGAAAATGAGAACAAGGACATTGAAAGCTCAGAGCACAAGCAGGAAGAGATAGCTCAGAAGGAGGACTTGGTGATCTTTCAAGGAGGAGAGGACTTGACAATTTGTGACATTTTGGATGCTCCTGGGGAAGTGATTGGAAAATCCAATTATGGGACTCTGTATAAGGCTCTGTTGCAGAGGAGCAACAGAGTGAGGCTGCTGAGGTTTCTGAGACCAGTGTGCACCACAAGAGCTGAAGAGCTGGATGAGATGGTTCAGTTTCTTGGAAGGATTAGGCATCCTAATTTGGTTCCACTTCTGGGATTTTACACTGGGCCAAGGGGAGAGAAGCTTCTTGTTCATCCCTTCTATAGGCATGGGAATTTGACTCAATTCATAAGAG ATGGAAATGGAGAGTGTTACAAATGGTCTAACATACATAGAATATCCATTGGCATAGCTAAAGGATTAGAGCATCTTCACACAGCACAAGAGAAGCCAATTATCCATGGAAACCTCAAGTCGAAAAACATTCTTTTGGACCGCTCGTACCAACCGCACATCTCAGATTCCGGCATCCATCTTCTGCTGAACCCCACTGCTGGCCAAGAATTGCTTGAAAGTTCAGCTGCTCAGGGTTACAAGGCACCTGAGCTCATCAAAATGAAGGATGTCAGTGAAGAGAGTGATATATATAGCCTCGGCGTAATTTTGCTGGAATTGCTTTCCGGAAAGGAGCCTATCAATGAGCACCCAACTCCTGATGAGGATTTCTACTTACCAAATTTCATGAGGAATGCTGTTCTTGGACATAGAATTGCTGATTTGTACCATCCAGCCATTCTTGTCAGCAACACTAGAGGTGATGAAATTCCAGTTACAGAAGAATGCATTCTCAAATTTTTCCAACTTGCTATGGCCTGTTGCTCCCCTTCTCCTTCAATTAGACCTAACATAAAGCAAGTCCTAAGGAAGCTTGAAGAAATTATACAATAG